The following are encoded together in the Streptomyces sp. NBC_01465 genome:
- the glgX gene encoding glycogen debranching protein GlgX: MQVWPGQTYPLGATYDGAGTNFAVYSEAADRVELCLLHDDGSETAVELRETDAFVRHAYLPGIMPGQRYGFRVHGPYEPDQGQRCNSAKLLLDPYAKAVSGEVEWGEAVYGYHFGKPETRNDLDSAPHTMASVVVNPYFDWGDDRLPRTPYHETVFYEAHVKGLTMLHPGLPEEMRGTYAALAHPAVIEHLTELGVTALELMPVHQFVNDHRLADAGLANYWGYNTIGFFAPHNTYASWGDRGEQVLEFKQAVRALHEAGIEVILDVVYNHTAEGNHLGPTLSFRGLDNAQYYRLVEDDPRHYMDTTGTGNSLLMRSPHVLQMIMDSLRYWVTEMHVDGFRFDLAATLARQFHEVDRLSSFFDLVQQDPVVSQVKLIAEPWDVGEGGYQVGNFPPLWTEWNGKYRDTVRDMWRGEPRTLAEFAGRLTGSSDLYQDDGRRPLASINFFTCHDGFTLHDLVAYNSKHNDANGESNQDGESHNRSWNCGAEGETTDPGILELRARQMRNFIATLMLSQGVPMLSHGDEFARTQRGNNNAYCQDSDLSWVNWPEESDTSDTTLLDFTRAMVALRRDHPVFRRRRFFHGRPVEGTHDELSDIAWFTPEGEEMTQRDWQSSSAKALTVFLNGNAISEPGTRGERISDDSFLLMFNASAEDIDFAVPEDHGRQWQVVVDTARQDGVPPGTGPKVGAGDRVTLIGRSLTVLQRPA; encoded by the coding sequence ATGCAGGTCTGGCCGGGACAGACGTATCCGCTCGGGGCCACGTACGACGGCGCCGGGACCAACTTCGCGGTCTATTCGGAGGCCGCCGACCGGGTCGAGTTGTGCTTGCTGCACGACGACGGCTCAGAGACAGCGGTCGAGCTGCGCGAGACCGACGCCTTCGTACGCCATGCCTATCTGCCCGGCATCATGCCCGGTCAGCGGTACGGCTTCCGTGTGCACGGCCCGTACGAACCGGACCAGGGGCAGCGCTGCAACTCGGCGAAGCTGCTCCTCGATCCGTACGCCAAGGCCGTGAGCGGTGAGGTCGAGTGGGGCGAGGCGGTGTACGGCTACCACTTCGGCAAGCCGGAGACGCGCAACGACCTCGACTCCGCGCCGCACACCATGGCCTCGGTGGTGGTCAACCCCTACTTCGACTGGGGCGACGACCGGCTGCCGCGCACCCCGTACCACGAGACGGTGTTCTACGAGGCGCACGTCAAGGGCCTCACGATGCTCCACCCCGGCCTCCCCGAGGAGATGCGCGGGACGTACGCGGCGCTCGCCCACCCCGCGGTCATCGAGCATCTGACGGAGCTGGGGGTGACGGCCCTGGAGCTGATGCCGGTCCACCAGTTCGTCAACGACCACCGGCTGGCGGACGCGGGGCTCGCCAACTACTGGGGCTACAACACCATCGGCTTCTTCGCCCCGCACAACACCTATGCCTCCTGGGGCGACCGCGGCGAGCAGGTCCTGGAGTTCAAGCAGGCCGTGCGCGCCCTGCACGAGGCCGGCATCGAGGTGATCCTCGACGTCGTCTACAACCACACGGCCGAGGGCAACCACCTGGGGCCGACGCTCTCCTTCCGCGGGCTGGACAACGCCCAGTACTACCGTCTGGTGGAGGACGACCCGCGCCACTACATGGACACGACGGGCACCGGCAACTCGCTCCTCATGCGCTCCCCGCACGTCCTTCAGATGATCATGGACTCGCTGCGGTACTGGGTCACCGAGATGCACGTCGACGGCTTCCGCTTCGACCTCGCGGCGACCCTGGCCCGCCAGTTCCACGAGGTGGACCGGCTCTCGTCCTTCTTCGACCTGGTGCAGCAGGACCCGGTCGTCAGCCAGGTCAAGCTGATCGCGGAGCCGTGGGACGTCGGCGAGGGCGGCTACCAGGTGGGGAACTTCCCGCCGCTGTGGACCGAGTGGAACGGCAAGTACCGCGACACCGTACGGGACATGTGGCGCGGCGAGCCGCGCACGCTCGCGGAGTTCGCGGGCCGCCTCACCGGCTCCTCCGACCTCTACCAGGACGACGGCCGCCGGCCGCTCGCCTCGATCAACTTCTTCACCTGCCACGACGGGTTCACCCTGCACGACCTGGTCGCGTACAACAGCAAGCACAACGACGCGAACGGCGAGTCCAACCAGGACGGCGAGAGCCACAACCGCTCCTGGAACTGCGGCGCGGAGGGCGAGACCACCGATCCGGGCATCCTGGAGCTGCGCGCCCGGCAGATGCGGAACTTCATCGCGACGCTGATGCTGTCGCAGGGCGTCCCGATGCTCTCGCACGGCGACGAGTTCGCCCGTACCCAGCGCGGCAACAACAACGCCTACTGCCAGGACAGCGACCTGTCCTGGGTCAACTGGCCCGAGGAGAGCGACACTTCGGACACCACTCTCCTCGACTTCACCCGCGCGATGGTCGCCCTGCGCCGCGACCACCCCGTCTTCCGCCGCCGCCGCTTCTTCCACGGGCGCCCGGTGGAGGGCACGCACGACGAGCTCTCCGACATCGCCTGGTTCACCCCCGAGGGCGAGGAGATGACCCAGCGCGACTGGCAGTCCTCCAGCGCCAAGGCCCTCACGGTCTTCCTCAACGGCAACGCGATCTCCGAGCCGGGGACCAGGGGCGAGCGGATCTCCGACGACTCCTTCCTGCTGATGTTCAACGCGAGCGCGGAGGACATCGACTTCGCGGTCCCCGAGGACCACGGCAGGCAGTGGCAGGTGGTGGTCGACACCGCCCGCCAGGACGGTGTGCCGCCCGGGACGGGCCCCAAGGTGGGGGCGGGCGACCGGGTCACACTGATCGGGAGGAGTCTGACGGTGCTGCAACGGCCCGCATAG
- a CDS encoding SAV2148 family HEPN domain-containing protein: MGSGGLELPPGDPGHEGGSADGPPGAVSLARPMEIGVELDWGADAWSEVRTRAQRAGRAYIWLNLVEQRLRAVVAAVLRPIYEPVHGDDWVIAAAGPAGQEWVQRAVAVREVSRRKGYLLDPADDNVLSFLTLPQLRELMVAHWPCFEPYFDDRRDVELALDELEVTRNVVSRNRALSEAVLGQAERASSRLLDILGSGSGAPSVDRLPIDAVEDLVGDRYADVIGVHPDRVRLQRQLPAEDLFGGARRVDAIGIGLNLLVQNFSGRRLVRLAESGCRVRLLFLNPASSAVKRRERELGLKKGELSRSVEMNILHMRRVRARLRDPGAFEIHVFDETPRFTAYLVDGDGSDGLAVVQTYLRRTRGMEAPVLVLRGGGRSVVKAGADTEHGLFETYREEFESVWTDSRPVS; encoded by the coding sequence GTGGGCTCGGGTGGGCTTGAGCTACCCCCAGGTGACCCAGGTCACGAGGGGGGCTCGGCGGACGGTCCGCCCGGTGCGGTTTCCCTTGCGCGGCCGATGGAGATCGGGGTGGAGCTGGACTGGGGCGCGGACGCCTGGAGCGAGGTGCGTACGCGCGCTCAACGGGCTGGACGGGCCTACATCTGGCTGAACCTGGTGGAACAGCGGCTGCGCGCCGTCGTGGCCGCCGTGCTCCGTCCCATCTACGAACCGGTGCACGGCGACGACTGGGTGATCGCGGCAGCCGGGCCGGCCGGACAGGAGTGGGTCCAGCGCGCCGTCGCGGTCCGCGAGGTGTCCCGCCGCAAGGGCTATCTGCTCGACCCCGCCGACGACAACGTCCTCTCCTTCCTCACCCTGCCCCAGCTGCGCGAACTGATGGTGGCGCACTGGCCGTGCTTCGAGCCGTACTTCGACGACCGGCGCGACGTCGAACTGGCCCTGGACGAGCTCGAGGTCACCCGTAACGTCGTCTCCCGCAACCGCGCCCTCTCCGAAGCCGTCCTGGGCCAGGCCGAGCGCGCCTCGTCCCGGCTGCTCGACATACTCGGCTCGGGATCGGGTGCGCCCTCCGTGGACCGGCTGCCGATCGACGCGGTCGAGGACCTCGTTGGGGACCGGTACGCGGACGTCATCGGCGTCCACCCCGACCGGGTGCGCCTCCAGCGGCAGTTGCCCGCCGAGGACCTCTTCGGCGGCGCACGCCGTGTCGACGCGATCGGGATAGGCCTGAACCTCCTGGTGCAGAACTTCTCCGGGAGGCGCCTCGTCAGGCTGGCCGAGTCCGGATGCCGGGTCCGGCTCCTCTTCCTCAACCCGGCGAGCAGTGCGGTCAAGCGCAGAGAGCGTGAACTCGGCCTGAAGAAGGGCGAACTGAGCCGCTCCGTGGAGATGAACATCCTCCACATGCGCCGCGTCCGCGCCCGGCTCCGCGACCCGGGCGCCTTCGAGATCCATGTCTTCGACGAGACGCCGCGCTTCACCGCCTATCTGGTCGACGGGGACGGCTCGGACGGGCTCGCGGTGGTCCAGACGTATCTGCGCAGGACGCGCGGCATGGAGGCGCCGGTGCTGGTGCTGCGGGGCGGCGGCCGGAGTGTGGTGAAGGCGGGGGCCGACACCGAGCACGGGCTCTTCGAGACGTACCGCGAGGAGTTCGAGTCGGTCTGGACGGATTCGCGTCCGGTCTCCTGA
- a CDS encoding MFS transporter has translation MTSVRTARLLPRAYRPLFGHTEFRRFLPALVVSDLGDGMSIVAVSWLAIAIAPASHAGLYLGAAVAAYALPGAVGALAFGRLLRRVPARRLLVVHSWLRATLLGLVPVAWALGALSPALYVALLAGSSVLSAWGSAGKYALLAEMLPQEQRLSGNALVSTSSTACIVLGPALAGFLATAISPAWIIGLDALSFAVLALRTGRLRGPARELKAGAPADTSESAAGLRVLRGQPELIALLALTWLFFFLYGPVEVALPLHVTQDLHADSGLLGLFWAFFGFGAILGSLTAGALRRLPLWPVVLTIVAGWGATLLPFGFGAPAAVSLVFFAVGGFVYGPFTALCYTLFQDRTPAASLTTVLAFRGAALLTAAPVGTAVGGPLTALFGAGDVLAGSGAATVLLSVGSAIAWTRVRRRA, from the coding sequence ATGACCTCCGTACGGACCGCCCGGCTGCTGCCCCGGGCCTATCGGCCGCTCTTCGGCCACACCGAGTTCCGGCGGTTCCTGCCCGCGCTCGTCGTCTCCGACCTCGGGGACGGCATGAGCATCGTCGCCGTTTCCTGGCTGGCGATCGCGATCGCCCCTGCCTCCCACGCAGGCCTCTATCTGGGCGCCGCGGTCGCCGCGTACGCACTGCCGGGAGCCGTCGGCGCGCTCGCCTTCGGACGGCTGCTGCGCCGGGTGCCCGCCCGGCGGCTGCTGGTGGTCCACAGCTGGCTGCGTGCGACGCTCCTGGGCCTCGTCCCGGTGGCCTGGGCGCTCGGGGCGCTCTCGCCCGCGCTGTACGTGGCCCTGCTCGCGGGGTCGTCGGTCCTCAGCGCCTGGGGCAGTGCGGGCAAGTACGCCCTGCTCGCGGAGATGCTTCCGCAGGAGCAGCGCCTGTCGGGCAACGCGCTGGTGAGCACCAGCAGCACCGCGTGCATCGTCCTGGGACCCGCGCTCGCCGGATTCCTCGCCACGGCGATCAGCCCGGCCTGGATCATCGGCCTCGACGCGCTCTCCTTCGCGGTCCTCGCCCTGCGCACCGGCCGGCTCCGGGGCCCGGCGCGGGAGTTGAAGGCCGGGGCGCCGGCGGACACGTCCGAATCGGCGGCCGGGCTGCGGGTCCTGCGCGGACAGCCGGAGCTGATCGCGCTCCTCGCCCTCACCTGGCTCTTCTTCTTCCTGTACGGACCGGTGGAAGTGGCCCTCCCGCTCCACGTCACCCAGGATCTGCACGCCGACTCGGGCCTGCTCGGTCTCTTCTGGGCCTTCTTCGGGTTCGGCGCGATCCTCGGCAGCCTCACCGCGGGCGCGCTGCGCCGGCTTCCCCTGTGGCCCGTCGTGCTGACCATCGTCGCGGGCTGGGGCGCGACCCTGCTGCCCTTCGGGTTCGGCGCACCGGCCGCGGTCTCGCTCGTCTTCTTCGCCGTCGGCGGTTTCGTATACGGCCCCTTCACGGCCCTCTGCTACACGCTGTTCCAGGACCGCACCCCGGCCGCCTCCCTCACCACCGTCCTCGCCTTCCGCGGTGCCGCCCTGCTCACCGCGGCCCCGGTGGGCACGGCGGTCGGCGGGCCGCTCACGGCGCTGTTCGGCGCGGGCGACGTCCTCGCGGGCTCGGGCGCGGCGACCGTACTGCTGTCCGTCGGATCCGCGATCGCGTGGACCCGCGTACGCCGCCGCGCATAG
- a CDS encoding methyltransferase, whose translation MDWQRWHDAYDQPDSFLHRRLAAVRDRIRLALDTAPPGPLRAVSLCAGQGRDLLPVLAEHPRREDVSARLVELDPQNVAAAAETVKAAGLHRVEVVAGDASLTDQYADMTPADLVLICGLFGNITLADIERTVDHATRLCAQGATLVWTRNRKAPDRFPQICDWLESRGFERLWLSEPDAGFGVGAHRFTGTPLPLERGASMFTFVGYDVLQAGTVGP comes from the coding sequence ATGGACTGGCAGCGCTGGCACGACGCCTACGATCAACCCGACTCCTTCCTCCACCGCAGGCTCGCCGCGGTCCGCGACCGGATCCGGCTGGCCCTGGACACCGCACCGCCGGGCCCGCTGCGCGCGGTCAGCCTCTGCGCGGGGCAGGGGCGCGACCTTCTTCCCGTACTGGCGGAGCACCCGCGGCGCGAGGACGTCAGCGCGCGGCTGGTCGAGCTGGACCCGCAGAACGTGGCGGCGGCCGCGGAGACCGTCAAGGCGGCAGGACTCCACCGGGTCGAAGTCGTCGCGGGGGACGCCTCGTTGACCGACCAGTACGCGGACATGACCCCGGCGGACCTGGTCCTGATCTGCGGGCTCTTCGGCAACATCACCCTCGCCGACATCGAGCGCACGGTCGACCACGCCACCCGGCTCTGCGCGCAGGGGGCCACCCTCGTCTGGACCCGCAACCGCAAGGCCCCCGACCGGTTCCCGCAGATCTGCGACTGGCTGGAGTCCCGGGGCTTCGAGCGCCTGTGGCTGTCCGAGCCCGACGCGGGCTTCGGCGTCGGAGCGCACCGCTTCACGGGTACGCCGCTGCCGCTCGAACGGGGGGCGAGCATGTTCACGTTCGTCGGGTACGACGTCCTCCAGGCGGGGACGGTCGGTCCGTGA
- a CDS encoding 3'-5' exonuclease yields MSWHRKTLVGFDLETTGTEPSESRIVTAAVVEVLDGRLVRRLEWLADPGVPIPDEAAEIHGVTTARAAAEGRPVREVAAEIAGVLREYWAQGVPVVAYNAAFDLTLLDAELRRHGLEPLTGAAPVLDPLTIDRAVDKYRRGKRTLEASCAEYGVVLDGAHEAGADALAAVRVAVAIAERHRQVGATDLAELHRQQVGWYADWATDFQAFLRRKGNADAVIPADWPLREASSVPR; encoded by the coding sequence ATGAGCTGGCACCGCAAGACGCTGGTCGGTTTTGATCTGGAGACGACCGGGACCGAGCCGAGTGAGTCGCGGATCGTGACGGCCGCGGTGGTCGAGGTGCTCGACGGGAGGCTGGTGCGGCGCCTGGAGTGGCTCGCCGATCCCGGAGTGCCCATTCCGGACGAGGCCGCGGAGATCCACGGAGTCACCACCGCACGGGCGGCGGCCGAGGGGCGGCCGGTCCGCGAGGTCGCCGCGGAGATCGCCGGGGTGCTGAGGGAGTACTGGGCGCAGGGCGTGCCGGTCGTCGCGTACAACGCGGCCTTCGATCTGACGCTGCTCGACGCCGAGCTGCGGCGGCACGGCCTGGAGCCGCTGACCGGCGCCGCGCCCGTACTCGACCCGCTCACCATCGACCGGGCCGTCGACAAGTACCGCAGGGGCAAGCGGACCCTGGAGGCGAGCTGCGCCGAGTACGGGGTGGTGCTGGACGGGGCGCACGAGGCGGGGGCCGACGCCCTGGCCGCGGTGCGGGTGGCCGTCGCCATAGCCGAGCGGCACCGCCAGGTGGGCGCGACCGACCTCGCGGAGCTGCACCGGCAGCAGGTGGGGTGGTACGCGGACTGGGCCACGGACTTCCAGGCGTTCCTGCGGCGCAAGGGGAACGCGGACGCGGTGATCCCCGCCGACTGGCCGCTGCGCGAGGCGAGTTCGGTCCCGCGCTGA
- a CDS encoding phosphotransferase enzyme family protein, giving the protein MDESRARDVLAAAGLERDAELLALGENAVFATGGLVVKVGRDAELLPRAERELAIAAWLAETGVPAVRAAEPKPLLADGHPVTLWHRLPDAVRPAEPADLAALLRLIHALPAPSFALPRRELLGGVERWLRLAGDAVDPADAAYLRARRDGFAEAAAALTPHLPQGPIHGDALPRNVHIAPSGPVLVDLETFSSDFREHDLVVMALSRDRYGLPSDSYAAFTSAYGWDVTEWDGCAVLRGARETASCAWVAQHAPTNPKALAEFRRRVASLRDNAPEVRWHPF; this is encoded by the coding sequence ATGGACGAGTCACGGGCACGCGACGTACTGGCGGCGGCAGGCCTGGAGCGGGACGCGGAGCTGCTCGCTCTCGGCGAGAACGCCGTCTTCGCGACCGGTGGCCTGGTCGTCAAGGTGGGCCGCGACGCGGAGCTGCTCCCCCGCGCGGAGCGCGAACTGGCCATCGCCGCCTGGCTGGCGGAGACCGGCGTCCCCGCGGTCCGCGCGGCCGAACCGAAGCCGCTGCTCGCCGACGGCCACCCCGTCACCCTCTGGCACCGCCTCCCCGATGCGGTACGCCCGGCCGAACCCGCCGATCTGGCCGCCCTCCTGCGCCTGATCCACGCACTCCCCGCCCCCTCCTTCGCCCTTCCCCGCCGCGAACTGCTCGGCGGCGTCGAGCGCTGGCTGCGCCTGGCCGGCGACGCGGTCGACCCGGCGGACGCCGCCTACCTGCGCGCCCGCCGCGACGGCTTCGCCGAGGCCGCGGCGGCCCTCACACCCCACCTCCCGCAGGGCCCGATCCACGGCGACGCGCTCCCCCGCAACGTCCACATCGCCCCGTCGGGTCCGGTCCTGGTCGACCTGGAGACGTTCTCCTCGGACTTCCGCGAGCACGACCTGGTGGTGATGGCGCTCTCCCGCGACCGCTACGGACTGCCCTCCGACTCCTACGCGGCCTTCACCTCCGCCTACGGCTGGGACGTGACCGAGTGGGACGGCTGCGCGGTCCTGCGCGGCGCCCGCGAGACGGCGAGCTGCGCCTGGGTCGCCCAGCACGCCCCGACCAACCCCAAGGCCCTCGCGGAGTTCCGCCGGAGGGTCGCCTCCCTCCGGGACAACGCCCCGGAGGTCCGCTGGCACCCGTTCTGA
- a CDS encoding carbohydrate ABC transporter permease, producing the protein MTLTTATARSGTRTGKQPDHGAWFLVLPALIPILVLSVGPLLYGIALAFTDSQSGRTQPTEWVGLLNFQDLLHDTLFWDSFRIGLLWAVGVTVPQFVLALGLALLLNQNLRFRWLARALAIIPWAMPEVVVGIMWRLVYNPDAGILNETIRNLGLGDGRDWLSGLSTALPAVILVGVWAGMPQTTVALLAGLQNTPDELHEAAAIDGAGAWRRFRTVTWPALKPIALSITALNFIWNFNSFALVYVLTNGGPGGRTRLPMLFAYEEAFRYGQFGYAAAMGCVMVAVISVILAVYLVGRLRGGEEK; encoded by the coding sequence GTGACATTAACGACCGCAACGGCGCGGTCCGGTACGCGCACGGGGAAGCAGCCCGATCACGGTGCCTGGTTCCTGGTGCTGCCCGCGCTGATTCCCATCCTCGTGCTGAGCGTCGGCCCGCTGCTGTACGGCATCGCGCTCGCGTTCACCGACTCCCAGTCGGGACGCACCCAGCCCACCGAGTGGGTCGGACTGCTCAACTTCCAGGACCTGCTGCACGACACCCTGTTCTGGGACTCCTTCAGGATCGGGCTGCTGTGGGCGGTCGGGGTGACCGTCCCGCAGTTCGTCCTCGCGCTCGGCCTCGCCCTCCTGCTCAACCAGAATCTGCGTTTCCGCTGGCTGGCGCGGGCGCTCGCGATCATTCCCTGGGCGATGCCCGAGGTCGTCGTCGGCATCATGTGGCGGCTCGTCTACAACCCCGACGCGGGAATCCTCAACGAGACCATCCGGAATCTGGGCCTCGGCGACGGACGCGACTGGCTCTCGGGCCTCTCCACCGCGCTCCCCGCCGTGATCCTCGTCGGCGTCTGGGCCGGGATGCCGCAGACCACCGTCGCACTGCTGGCCGGACTGCAGAACACCCCCGACGAGCTCCACGAGGCCGCGGCGATCGACGGGGCCGGAGCCTGGCGGCGGTTCCGTACCGTCACCTGGCCCGCGCTCAAACCCATCGCGCTCTCCATCACCGCGCTCAATTTCATCTGGAACTTCAATTCATTCGCGCTGGTGTACGTCCTCACCAACGGCGGACCCGGCGGACGCACCCGTCTCCCGATGCTCTTCGCCTACGAAGAGGCCTTCCGCTACGGCCAGTTCGGATACGCGGCCGCCATGGGATGTGTGATGGTCGCGGTGATCTCCGTGATCCTCGCCGTCTATCTCGTCGGCCGACTGAGGGGAGGCGAGGAGAAGTGA
- a CDS encoding carbohydrate ABC transporter permease, producing the protein MRTSKPARAGQYVALLCYLIFIAFPFAWLISTAFKPPRELATLHPTWIPKDPTLQNFRDAFDQQPLLHAALNSLIAAVSAALIAVVIATPMAYVMARHRSKLSTAATGWVVVSQAFPFVLIIIPLFLILKNLYLINSLPGLIMVYVVWSLPFALWMLVGYVRAVPPELEEAAAVDGASKLRTLVSVTAPLLAPGLVATALFAFITAWNEFFFALVLLKTPEKQTLPVVLTHFLGAEGVADLGPLAAAAFLATIPSLVIFAIIQKRITGGMLAGAVKS; encoded by the coding sequence CTGCGCACCAGCAAGCCCGCCCGCGCCGGACAGTACGTGGCGCTGCTCTGCTACCTGATCTTCATCGCGTTCCCCTTCGCCTGGCTGATCTCCACGGCCTTCAAACCGCCGCGCGAGCTCGCCACGCTGCACCCCACCTGGATCCCCAAGGACCCCACCCTCCAGAACTTCCGCGACGCCTTCGACCAGCAGCCCCTGCTGCACGCCGCGCTCAACTCCCTGATCGCCGCGGTTTCCGCCGCCCTGATCGCGGTCGTCATCGCGACCCCGATGGCCTACGTCATGGCGCGGCACCGCAGCAAGCTCTCGACCGCGGCTACGGGATGGGTCGTGGTGAGCCAGGCGTTCCCGTTCGTCCTGATCATCATCCCGCTCTTCCTCATCCTGAAGAACCTCTACCTGATCAACTCCCTGCCCGGGCTGATCATGGTCTACGTGGTCTGGTCGCTGCCCTTCGCGCTCTGGATGCTCGTCGGGTACGTACGCGCCGTGCCGCCCGAGCTGGAGGAGGCCGCCGCCGTCGACGGGGCGAGCAAGCTCCGTACGCTCGTCTCGGTCACGGCGCCTCTCCTCGCGCCCGGGCTCGTCGCCACCGCGCTCTTCGCCTTCATCACCGCATGGAACGAGTTCTTCTTCGCGCTCGTCCTGCTCAAGACCCCGGAGAAGCAGACCTTGCCGGTCGTCCTCACGCACTTCCTCGGCGCGGAGGGCGTCGCCGACCTCGGGCCGCTCGCCGCGGCCGCGTTCCTGGCGACGATCCCCTCGCTCGTCATCTTCGCGATCATCCAGAAGCGGATCACCGGCGGAATGCTGGCAGGGGCGGTGAAGAGCTGA
- a CDS encoding ABC transporter substrate-binding protein gives MRSPEITRRQALAGALLTLLPAAAGCSDDSSGSGGKITLQFQSLAWQEESVAANKELVKEWNAAHPDVQVKYIQGSWDSVHDQLLTSFEGGEAPDIIHDASDDLADFAYGGYLADLTPLLSARLKSDIPARSWETTTFGEGVYGVPFLQEPRVIIANAKWLKSSGVRIPTPDKPWSWEEFRSVTKELSGDGKFGVAWPLKEPVSVTLNLGLSAGGELFHRGEDGKVTVRFTAGDQVVPGTIQAQINTDHSSPTTTLGSGGSDTLPGFFGNKYAMVPLGFSYRQQIVQQAPKGFEWMVLPAPAGSAGLAQGVSPQTLSVSEDCEHKKEAMEFVEFMLQPRNMVRLAKGDWMLPTATEALADPALHTEKDGWATGTALAAYLRPAPAQSVRGYPEWKDKIATPAFQEYYSGAIDTAELEKRLVKDGNLVLARYQR, from the coding sequence ATGCGATCACCCGAGATCACCCGGCGCCAGGCCCTCGCCGGTGCGCTCCTCACCCTGCTGCCCGCCGCGGCGGGCTGCTCGGACGACAGCAGTGGCTCCGGCGGGAAGATCACCCTCCAGTTCCAGTCGCTGGCCTGGCAGGAGGAGTCCGTCGCCGCCAACAAGGAGCTCGTCAAGGAGTGGAACGCCGCTCACCCCGACGTCCAGGTCAAGTACATCCAGGGCAGCTGGGACAGCGTCCACGACCAGCTGCTGACCTCCTTCGAGGGCGGCGAGGCCCCCGACATCATCCACGACGCATCCGACGACCTCGCGGACTTCGCGTACGGCGGCTATCTCGCCGATCTGACCCCGCTGCTGTCCGCCCGCCTCAAGTCGGACATCCCGGCGAGGAGTTGGGAGACGACGACGTTCGGCGAAGGGGTGTACGGCGTCCCCTTCCTGCAGGAGCCGCGCGTCATCATCGCCAACGCGAAGTGGCTCAAGTCCTCCGGCGTACGCATCCCGACGCCCGACAAGCCGTGGAGCTGGGAGGAGTTCCGCAGCGTCACCAAGGAGCTGAGCGGCGACGGGAAGTTCGGCGTCGCCTGGCCGCTGAAGGAGCCCGTCTCCGTCACCCTCAACCTCGGTCTCTCCGCCGGCGGCGAGCTCTTCCACCGGGGCGAGGACGGCAAGGTGACGGTCCGGTTCACCGCCGGCGACCAGGTGGTCCCCGGCACGATCCAGGCCCAGATCAACACCGACCACAGCTCACCCACCACGACGCTCGGCAGCGGCGGCTCCGACACGCTGCCCGGCTTCTTCGGCAACAAGTACGCGATGGTGCCGCTCGGCTTCTCCTACCGGCAGCAGATCGTCCAGCAGGCACCCAAGGGCTTCGAGTGGATGGTGCTGCCCGCCCCGGCGGGCAGCGCGGGCCTGGCGCAGGGAGTGAGCCCGCAGACGCTCTCCGTCTCCGAGGACTGCGAGCACAAGAAGGAGGCGATGGAGTTCGTCGAGTTCATGCTCCAGCCGCGGAACATGGTGCGCCTGGCCAAGGGCGACTGGATGCTGCCGACCGCCACCGAGGCGCTCGCCGATCCGGCGCTGCACACGGAGAAGGACGGCTGGGCGACGGGCACCGCGCTGGCCGCGTATCTGCGCCCGGCCCCCGCGCAGTCGGTGCGGGGCTATCCCGAGTGGAAGGACAAGATCGCGACCCCGGCTTTCCAGGAGTACTACAGCGGTGCGATCGACACCGCTGAGCTGGAGAAACGTCTGGTGAAGGACGGCAACCTGGTGCTCGCCCGCTACCAGCGCTGA